In the Prinia subflava isolate CZ2003 ecotype Zambia unplaced genomic scaffold, Cam_Psub_1.2 scaffold_331_NEW, whole genome shotgun sequence genome, TTAATCACTTTAATTAACATCCCCGCTGTTTCAGCAGGCCCGGGGATAACCTCAgccccctcctcttcctctgggcCCCTCCTGAGCCCCTCGGAGCCCCCAAAACcccggggaggaggaaaaatcaCAGCGAGAACCCCGAGAATGTCACTGCAGGGACCCGGGAATGTCACCTAAAATATCACTGTGTGAACCCCAAAAAATTATCGTCTGAACCCTAAAATATCATCGTCTGAACCCCAAAATATCACTGTGTGAACCCCaaaaaatcagtgtgtgaaCCCCAAAATATCATCTGAATCCCCAAATGTCCGAATCCCCAAAATGTCACTGTCTGAACCCCCAAAATGTGTCTGAACCCCCAAAATATCCGTGTCTGAACCTCCGTAATGTCATTTTTTGAATCCCCTTATTATCACTGTCTGAACCCCGCAAAACATCATCGTCTGAGCCCCATAATATCATCGTTTGAACCTTAAAATATCATCGTTTAAACCCTAAAATATCATCATTTTAACCCCAAAAGATCATCGTTTAAACCCTAAAATATCATCGTTTAAACCCTAAAATATCATCGTTTGAACCCCAAAAGATCATCATTTGAACCCTAAAATATCATCGCCTGAATCCCCAAAATGCCACCGTGTGAACCCCCAAATATCATCGTCTAAACCCTAAAATATCAGTGTGTGAACCCCCTAAAATATCACTGTCCGAACCCTCAAAATGTCACTGTCTGAGCCCCCAAAATATCGCTGTTTGAACCCCCAAATATCACCGGAATATCGTCATTTATGCCCCGATAAATGATCCTTTGAACCCCGATAATGGATTATTTGAACCCCGATAATTGATCATTCAGACCCTGATAAATGATCATTTCAATTCCCATAAATGGGAATTCATCTGATCCTGATAAATGATGGCCTGAACCCCTATGAATGATCCTTGGAACCCCGAAAAATGATCATTTGGATCCAAATAAATGATAATTTCAATCCCAATAAATGATAATTTCAATCCCAATAAACGATCATTTCAATCCAAATAAACGATCATTTGGACCCCGATAAATGATCCTTTGAATTCCGAGAAATGATCATTCGAATCccaataaataataatttcaattCCAATAAACGATCGTTTGAATTTCGATAAATGATCCTTTGAATTCCCATAAATGATCCTTCAAtcacctcctgcctccctgcccgGACTTAGAAACGCGCCGtgataaattaaattattaataataatattaacaGTAATAATGATAATTTTGTGAACCCAAATCCCCTCCAACCCTCAACAAACCCCCCCCCCGAACAACCCcctactattaaaaaaaatgctaaaaaaaataaaataaaataaaaaaacataaacCGCGATGCGTTTTTAACCCTTGGCGCGCCGGCGTTACCTGCGAAGGCGGATTTGAGCAGGAAGccgggctggccctgctccttGGGGCAGCACATCGGGGGgctccagccccctcccagcgCCCAGGGCTGCGCGAAGCCCCCGTCCACGGGCAGCAGCGCCTCGTGGCGGGGCTCGCCCAGCGCCGGCACCACCGACACGTCCAGGTAGCCAGCCACGGGCGGGTAGTGGCCACCGTAACCCGGGTAGAAGGCGAACTCGGCCGGGCGGTTCTGGAAATCCTCGGTGGTCGCGGAGGGCTCCAGGAATTTGTCCCCGGGAAAGGCTCCCGGGGCCGGGGAGGGTTTCAGGGAGCCCCGGGACACCCGGCACGAGTAGAAGCCGCTGCCGAAGTAACCGTAGGGCAGCGGGGAGGAGGCGGCCGAGCCCGGAGGGGGCTTGGGGGGCTCCGGGGGAGCCTCCGGGGGGTACCCGGGGTTCATCCCCGGGGGAGGTGAGGACccggggggaggaggaggaggaggaggaggaggaggatggggatggggagggggaggcagcagcccccTGGCTTGGCCGCCTGCGAAGCCGCCCGGAGCCAGGAGCCCCTCGAGGCCCGGGGGCTGCAtggggggcggcgcgggggccggGGCATGGGGAGAGGCTGCTCGGCAGCGCCCGGGCACTGCCCGGCCCGAGGGGGGTCCCCGgatctttttaaaaaggctCCGAGCCGCCcccggggctgcttttcccccCGGCAGGGCCGGCCTGACGCGGGGGGTGGAGGTTCGCTCATTGGTCGGGGatggaggggagaggagggagggggaaggattaaaaaaaaaataataaaaaaaatccttcgGCCTCAATAAAGAGCTGGAGGAATTGAGAAAATGGATTTatggagaagggagaggaggaggaggaggaggaggaggaggaggaggggaccCCTCCTCACgtgacaggaggggacacggAGGTGGCTCCTGAGCTGCGccttggaaatgaaaaataaaaattgtagggggaaggcagaggtggggaaatgggggaaaaaccCCAGGGAGGGCAAGGAGTGGGGCAGTCAGGAACGGCAGTTCCCGGTGGGAAATCCGGGCTCGGATCAAAAgaacctttcttttttattttttaaattttaattttttaatggtTTATTCCTTCCAGATCCGGGGGGTTCTGCTGAACTCGAGCCCCCCACAGAGCCCCGGACCCCCGGGAACGGGGCCCTTCCTCCACCCCAGCCTCGCCCTTCCCTCCTCAGGGATTTTATCCCCCTCAAAACCCCAATTTTGTCCCCCTGGGGCAGCGCTCGGCCCTCAGGACCCCTGAGAGAGGGGAAAAGCGGCCTCTGGTACCCCAAAAATCCCCGCAGAGGTTCTGGAATAATCCGGAGTGGGAACACCCAGCAGGGAAAGGGTTTGGTAAAGGAGAGGTGGGgaaataaagcagagaaaataaaacacgGGACAGgtggggaggatgaggaaggacagagggaggaagggatgaGGGGCTGGAAAATTCGGGGTGAATAAAACAATCACTGAACTGTGAATTTTTTAATGGACACACCGTgctaacagattttttttcccttttttccccctttttccctctgttttcttcCCGAAAATCTTCGCCGAGCTTCCCCCAAAGGCTTCAGCTCGGGCGTCTTTTCCTCCTGAGAATTCTGCCTTCCGACCCCAAAGCGATCTAAAcccagtaaaaataaatttaatgatAAAAATCCCCTTTTTGCGGCTCTTTAGGGCACCAAACCCCGACCCGGCGCAGCGCAGGGACAGAAACCCGGTGGGAACGAGGGTTGGGAGCGCCGAGGGCAGGCGAGGAAAATCCCAATATTcgggaaatatggggaaatagAGAATAAATTCCTACATTTCCCCAATTTCCCAACAGGGAAAATTCCCCAacatcccaaacccaccccTAAAAAAACCCCGCAATCTCCGCACTCGCTGATTTTCAACTCCcgcaggggaaaaaaaaccaaaataaagtaaaaactCAAAAATCCGCGCAGTTTTAACCTTCCTCAAtctcttttctcccctccccgCGGTTCGCCCCCTCTttgctgccccttcccctccccgcTCGCCCCCAGCCCCATTTGCTCGCCCCCAGCCCCATTTGCTCGCCCCCAGCCCCATTTGCTCGCCCCCAGCCCCATTTGCTCGCTCCCAGCCCCGCTGTTTGCCCGGGTCTCGCCCCATTCCCGGCAGGAAAAGGTCAAGGCCAAGTTGAAAATTTAAAGCTTTGAGGATTTCcgagctccaggggctctccGAGGGtttattttgggggaaaagCTCCGGGTTTGAGGAGTTTTTTGAGGGTGAATTTGGGTTTTGAGGGaggagggatgggcagaggtTTTTCCTGGGAGTTTAATTCCCTTcggtttgtggggttttaatgcgggaagggaggaaagggggaCTGGGACACCCCGAAAAACCAGGGAACAGAGTCAAAATTGGATTTAAATTggattttattcccttttcccGAGGTGTCCCAGCCAGCGGGGCTTTGTCCCGGCCCCCCGGATGCTGCCCCGGGGAGAAATTCCCCTTTttcaccccaaaaaatcccttcCGTCCATTTATTGcaggttgttgtttttttgttttttcttttcttttctcccaaTTTGTTTTTAAGACCGCGGAAAATTTCGAGCAGGTTTTGCCGTCGGGAACGGTTCAAAAACGCGATTTCCAAACCGATCATaagattttccttctctggcgattttagggagaaaaattcagtgtttaaaGCACGAGCTGCGGGTTtatctttaaggaaaaaaacccgaATTCTTCACCAGCTCCTGTCTCGATGACCGGCATGAGAATTATCAAATTCTCTTATCGGTTTGCAGCCATTCCTTTATTAAATTCTCCACAGGATCCATTTAATATTCATCCCATCTGGAGCCTGAAAAATCTCTGGAACaactttttaaaagtctgtgatttcattttattttttttttttttaaagcaattgaACCCGAACCGTCATTACAAAATAcaagggggaaataaaaaaaaatcaaacttaacccaaaccccaaagcagtctgaagaggaagggaaaaaaaaataaattggaacTGCTTAAAGACTTCACGTTTGGAAATAATCAATGGCTGGAAAATTGGAGtctggggctggaagggagcccggctcctctgctgctgattCCGGCAATATTTCggggagggaaaaaatcaaattaaagcGAGAATTTTTGATcattttgatcttttttttccctttttttttcccacttttctcctCAGCTCCGGCCCCTCCTTCCCCACCGCacgggcagccccggggcttGGAGGTGCGAATATTTCTCTGGCGGTGCCGGGAGGAGCCGAATTTGGACTTTCCAGCGCATTTTTGGTGGATCCTTTGAAGAAATCCCTGGCAGGGGAACAGagagcccggcccggctcctCCCCGCTGCAGCCCCGGCGCCGCGGAGGCTTCCAGAGCCCGCTCCCCCtttttggggtggatgtgggGGGATTCCAGGCCCGGGGGGGTTTGTGGGATCCTTTTTTGGGGAGAGATTTTGGGGATTTGTTTAACCGGGGTTTGGGGTGGATGTGGGGGGATTCCAGACTCGGGGGGGGtttctttgctcattttttGTGGAGAGATTTTGGGGTGGTTCCAGACCCGGGGTTTTTCTTTGATCAGTTTTTGGAGAGagattttggggtggtttgttGGATCCGTTCTTGCTGGAGTCTTTTTTGTTGGATTCCAGACTCGTGGGGGTTTTTTGGATCTGTTTTTGCCATTCTTGCACCTCCCAGGATTTttcttcactcttttttttccctttcttttttttttccttttcctttcagttccTTATTGATCTGTCCAGAGGCTCTGGGGTTTTGCTGAACCTGAACCCCCCCAGTTTGGGGTTGTCCCTCTCCCCCAAAACAGCACCGGAGCCCCCGAGGGGGTCCCCAAAGGCTGCGGCTCCTGGGgccctcctgtcccagctccaaCCCCCGAAATCGCccggcctgagccccctccccacctgctgcccctccccacagcccagggaggcTCAAACCCTGAAGGGACCAACCCTGATCCATCGTGCACCCGTCCCTCCATCAATCATCCATGGATCCTTtcatccatggatccatccctCCATGGATCCCTCCTTCAATCCATCATCCATGGAGCCATCCATGGATCctttcatccatccatccatccatccctccatccctccatccatccatccatccgtccatccatccgtccatccatccatccatccatccctccatccatccatccatccatccatccctccctccatccatccatccatccatccctccatccctccatccctccatccatccctccatccatccatccatccctccctccatccatccatccatccatccctccatccctccatccctccctccatccatccatccatccatccatccatccatccatccatccatccatccatccctccctccctccgtccatccatccatccatccatcatccatccatccatccatccatccatccatcatccatccatccatccctccatccatccatccatccatccatccatccatccatccatccatccatccctccatccctccatccatccctccctccatccatccatccatccatccatccatccatccatccatccatccatccatccatccatccatccatccatccatccatccatccatccatccatccatccatccatccatccatccatccctccatccatccatccatccctccctccctccatccatccatccatccatccatccatccatccatccatccatccatccctccatccctccatccctccatccctccatccatccctccctccatccatc is a window encoding:
- the HOXB13 gene encoding homeobox protein Hox-B13, which codes for MNPGYPPEAPPEPPKPPPGSAASSPLPYGYFGSGFYSCRVSRGSLKPSPAPGAFPGDKFLEPSATTEDFQNRPAEFAFYPGYGGHYPPVAGYLDVSVVPALGEPRHEALLPVDGGFAQPWALGGGWSPPMCCPKEQGQPGFLLKSAFAEPGPCPQEGCAFRRGRKKRVPYSKGQLRELEQEFASSRFITRDRRRKISAATNLSERQITIWFQNRRVKEKKVVAKTKNGTGGTP